A region of Micromonospora chokoriensis DNA encodes the following proteins:
- a CDS encoding PQQ-dependent sugar dehydrogenase has protein sequence MRARPPYPRVRRLRVTLAASCAALLLASGCSFGEPEPDRAGEPPNLPTPSASASPGGAARQAVTTVLAKGLRVPWGIAFLPDGGALVTERDNGRILQVGPESGPDGLRVRPAQTIPDVAAAGEGGLLGIAVSPNYAQDRSVFVYYTSARDNRVARLELGGQPTPILTGIPKANVHNGGGLGFGPDGQLYVSTGDAGERPLSQDVKSLGGKILRITPDGKPSAGNPYPGSPVWSLGHRNVQGFTWDAAKRMYAVEFGQNTWDEINQITKGGNYGWPEVEGRAGDKRFTDPITQWATSDASCSGLSAADQLLVAGCLRGKRLWVMELTDTGTLLGQPTDLLTNRYGRLRAVAAAPDGSLWVGTSNHDGRGDPAGDDDRLLRVVFAGGDGGRS, from the coding sequence GTGAGAGCCCGTCCCCCGTACCCTCGCGTCCGTCGCCTCCGGGTGACCCTCGCGGCGTCCTGCGCGGCGCTGCTGCTCGCCTCCGGTTGCAGTTTCGGCGAGCCGGAGCCCGACCGGGCCGGCGAGCCGCCCAACCTGCCGACGCCGTCCGCGTCGGCGAGCCCCGGCGGCGCGGCCCGGCAGGCGGTGACGACAGTCCTGGCCAAGGGCCTGCGCGTGCCGTGGGGCATCGCCTTCCTGCCCGACGGTGGCGCGCTGGTCACCGAACGGGACAACGGTCGGATCCTCCAGGTCGGCCCGGAGTCCGGGCCGGACGGGCTGCGGGTCCGGCCGGCACAGACGATTCCCGACGTGGCGGCGGCCGGCGAGGGCGGCCTTCTGGGCATCGCGGTCTCCCCGAACTACGCCCAGGACCGGTCGGTCTTCGTCTACTACACCTCCGCGCGGGACAACCGGGTCGCCCGGTTGGAACTCGGCGGTCAGCCCACCCCGATCCTGACCGGCATTCCCAAGGCCAACGTGCACAACGGCGGTGGGTTGGGCTTCGGCCCCGACGGGCAGCTCTACGTCAGCACGGGCGACGCGGGCGAACGACCCCTCTCACAGGACGTGAAGAGCCTCGGCGGCAAGATCCTCCGGATCACACCGGACGGCAAACCCTCCGCCGGCAACCCGTACCCCGGATCCCCGGTCTGGTCCCTGGGCCACCGCAACGTCCAGGGCTTCACCTGGGACGCGGCCAAGCGGATGTACGCCGTCGAGTTCGGCCAGAACACGTGGGACGAGATCAACCAGATCACCAAGGGCGGCAACTACGGTTGGCCGGAGGTCGAGGGGCGGGCCGGCGACAAGCGTTTCACCGACCCGATCACGCAGTGGGCGACCTCCGACGCGTCCTGCTCCGGTCTGTCCGCCGCGGACCAGCTGCTGGTCGCCGGTTGCCTGCGGGGCAAGCGCCTCTGGGTGATGGAGTTGACCGACACGGGTACGCTGCTCGGCCAGCCCACCGATCTGCTCACCAACCGGTACGGCCGACTGCGTGCGGTCGCCGCCGCACCGGACGGGTCGCTCTGGGTGGGCACCTCCAACCACGACGGGCGGGGTGACCCGGCCGGCGACGACGACCGACTCCTGCGGGTGGTCTTCGCCGGCGGTGACGGCGGACGCAGCTGA
- the gatB gene encoding Asp-tRNA(Asn)/Glu-tRNA(Gln) amidotransferase subunit GatB: protein MTTTLPAYDEVVARFEPVIGLETHVELGTNTKMWCGCPTDFGGEPNTRVCPVCLGLPGSLPVANKAAIEAIIRIGLALNCSIAEWCRFARKNYFYPDMPKNFQISQYDEPICVDGYLDVEVGGETVRIEIERVHLEEDTGKTLHVGGATGRIHGATESLVDYNRAGIPLVEIVTKPITGTGALAPEVARAYVAELRDVIRSLGVSDVRMEEGSLRCDVNTSLNLPGAEWGTRTETKNVNSLRSVERAVRSEMLRQASVLDAGGRITQETRHFHEDTGDTTPGRSKETATDYRYFPEPDLVPIAPDPAWVAELKAALPELPRVHRRRLQEQWGLSDLDMQSVLNAGAVELIEATVAAGTTPAAARKWWLGELSRRANESGVELAQIGATPAQVAELQGLVDAGKLNDKMARTVLEGVVDGEGSPTEIMTSRGLEVVSDTGALTAAVDEAIAANPGIADKIRSGKVAAVGALVGAVMKTTRGQADAAAVRTLILERLGVQG, encoded by the coding sequence ATGACCACGACACTGCCCGCGTACGACGAGGTCGTCGCGCGCTTCGAACCGGTGATCGGCCTGGAGACCCACGTCGAGCTGGGCACGAACACCAAGATGTGGTGCGGTTGCCCGACCGACTTCGGTGGCGAGCCGAACACCCGGGTCTGCCCGGTGTGCCTGGGCCTGCCCGGTTCGTTGCCGGTGGCCAACAAGGCGGCGATCGAGGCGATCATCCGGATCGGTCTGGCGTTGAACTGCTCGATCGCCGAGTGGTGCCGGTTCGCCCGGAAGAACTACTTCTACCCGGACATGCCGAAGAACTTCCAGATCAGCCAGTACGACGAGCCGATCTGCGTCGACGGTTACCTGGACGTCGAGGTGGGCGGCGAGACGGTGCGGATCGAGATCGAGCGGGTGCACCTGGAGGAGGACACCGGCAAGACGCTGCACGTCGGTGGTGCCACTGGCCGGATCCACGGCGCGACGGAGTCGTTGGTCGACTACAACCGGGCCGGCATCCCGCTGGTCGAGATCGTGACCAAGCCGATCACCGGCACCGGTGCGCTCGCCCCCGAGGTGGCCCGTGCGTACGTCGCCGAGCTGCGGGACGTGATCCGCTCCCTCGGCGTCTCGGACGTGCGGATGGAGGAGGGTTCGCTGCGGTGTGACGTGAACACGTCGCTCAACCTGCCGGGCGCGGAGTGGGGCACCCGTACCGAGACGAAGAACGTCAACTCGTTGCGGTCGGTGGAACGGGCGGTCCGTTCGGAGATGCTGCGGCAGGCGTCGGTGCTCGACGCGGGCGGTCGGATCACCCAGGAGACGCGCCACTTCCACGAGGACACCGGTGACACCACCCCGGGTCGCTCGAAGGAGACGGCGACCGACTACCGGTACTTCCCGGAGCCGGATCTGGTGCCGATCGCCCCGGACCCGGCCTGGGTCGCCGAGCTGAAGGCCGCCCTGCCGGAGCTGCCCCGGGTGCACCGGCGTCGGCTCCAGGAGCAGTGGGGTCTCTCCGACCTGGACATGCAGTCGGTGTTGAACGCGGGCGCGGTCGAGCTGATCGAGGCCACCGTGGCTGCCGGCACCACCCCTGCGGCGGCGCGCAAGTGGTGGCTGGGTGAGCTGTCCCGCCGGGCCAACGAGAGCGGCGTGGAGCTGGCCCAGATCGGCGCGACCCCCGCCCAGGTGGCCGAGCTTCAGGGGCTGGTCGACGCCGGCAAGCTCAACGACAAGATGGCCCGTACGGTGCTGGAGGGTGTGGTCGACGGTGAGGGCTCGCCCACCGAGATCATGACCAGCCGGGGCCTGGAGGTCGTGTCGGACACGGGCGCGTTGACCGCCGCCGTGGACGAGGCGATCGCCGCGAACCCCGGCATCGCCGACAAGATCCGCAGTGGCAAGGTCGCGGCGGTCGGTGCGCTGGTCGGCGCGGTCATGAAGACCACCCGTGGTCAGGCCGACGCCGCCGCCGTCCGCACGCTGATCCTGGAGCGCCTCGGCGTCCAGGGCTGA
- a CDS encoding DUF4276 family protein yields MRYLTSALVSEGVTDDQFLPRLLARALTEICLTEFEDAVEVADIQPLRDRKGPCSIADVIGLVEQNPASFSLIFFHHDQGANAERTAAEWLRPLREVWGERAEQLVAVVPVRETEAWLLADGDALRSALGVRWTDAEMGLPAQPRLVERVVDPKSALNSVMGRVSRSTTDHYGQLGELVSLARLQGVPAYQQWWSDTCDALVRLGYRSA; encoded by the coding sequence ATGCGTTATCTGACCTCCGCGTTGGTCTCCGAGGGCGTCACCGATGATCAGTTTCTTCCCAGGTTGCTTGCCAGGGCGTTGACCGAGATCTGCTTGACCGAATTTGAGGACGCGGTCGAGGTGGCTGACATCCAGCCGTTACGCGACCGAAAAGGCCCGTGCTCGATCGCTGATGTCATCGGGCTCGTCGAGCAGAATCCGGCAAGCTTCTCTCTGATCTTCTTTCATCATGATCAGGGCGCCAATGCCGAGCGGACTGCCGCAGAGTGGCTGCGACCGCTGCGTGAGGTGTGGGGGGAGCGTGCGGAGCAACTGGTAGCAGTGGTTCCGGTGCGCGAGACGGAGGCGTGGCTTCTCGCGGATGGTGATGCACTGCGAAGTGCTCTCGGCGTCAGGTGGACCGATGCCGAGATGGGGCTTCCTGCACAGCCGCGACTGGTGGAGCGAGTGGTCGATCCCAAGAGCGCGCTCAACAGCGTGATGGGCCGGGTGAGCCGCTCAACCACCGACCACTACGGCCAACTTGGCGAGTTGGTCTCGCTGGCTCGTCTTCAGGGGGTGCCCGCGTACCAACAGTGGTGGAGTGACACATGCGATGCGCTGGTGCGCTTGGGTTACCGCTCGGCGTAG
- a CDS encoding 2-hydroxyacid dehydrogenase, with protein sequence MKVWIPHQAGLNLMGELPPDVRVEVFEHADRMPSDPADVRVWVPPFLGGSDGTAVLRELPDVAVVQLLSAGADAWAGRTPPGVTLCDARGVHDPSTAEWVVTAILAQLRAFPAFVRAQAERRWAYDGNTPTDELTGKRVLIVGAGSIGTAVRDRLAPFEVSFTLVARTARPEQGVYGVEELPRLLPDADVVVVIVPLTEQTRGLIDKDFLAAMPDGALLVNAARGPVAHTEALVAELATGRIAAALDVTDPEPLPADSPLWAMPNVLLTPHVAGSVRGLLPRAYRLVGDQVRRFAAGQPLINTVVDGY encoded by the coding sequence GTGAAGGTATGGATCCCGCACCAGGCCGGCCTGAACCTCATGGGCGAGCTGCCCCCGGACGTGAGGGTGGAGGTGTTCGAGCACGCCGATCGGATGCCGTCCGACCCCGCCGACGTCCGCGTCTGGGTGCCACCGTTCCTGGGCGGCTCGGACGGGACGGCGGTGCTGCGGGAGTTGCCCGACGTGGCGGTGGTGCAGCTGCTCTCCGCCGGAGCGGACGCCTGGGCCGGCCGGACACCGCCGGGTGTCACGCTCTGCGACGCCAGGGGAGTGCACGACCCGTCCACCGCCGAGTGGGTCGTCACGGCGATCCTCGCCCAGTTGCGGGCGTTCCCGGCGTTCGTCCGGGCGCAGGCCGAGCGGCGCTGGGCGTACGACGGGAACACCCCCACCGACGAGCTGACCGGCAAACGGGTGCTCATCGTCGGGGCCGGTTCGATCGGCACCGCGGTGCGGGACCGGCTCGCCCCGTTCGAGGTGAGTTTCACGCTCGTCGCGCGGACCGCCCGCCCGGAGCAGGGGGTGTACGGCGTGGAGGAGCTGCCCCGGCTGCTGCCCGACGCCGACGTGGTGGTGGTGATCGTGCCGCTCACCGAGCAGACCCGTGGCCTCATCGACAAGGACTTCCTCGCCGCGATGCCCGACGGGGCTCTGCTGGTCAACGCCGCCCGGGGGCCGGTGGCCCACACCGAGGCGCTCGTCGCCGAGCTGGCCACCGGTCGGATCGCGGCGGCGCTGGACGTCACCGACCCGGAGCCGCTGCCCGCCGACTCACCGCTCTGGGCGATGCCCAACGTGTTGCTCACCCCGCACGTGGCCGGGTCGGTGCGAGGTCTGCTGCCGCGCGCCTACCGACTGGTCGGTGACCAGGTGCGTCGTTTCGCCGCCGGGCAGCCGCTGATCAACACGGTGGTCGACGGTTACTGA
- a CDS encoding metallophosphoesterase: protein MDGQRDQPHDDADDRDTPAAGGDLPRPNGRWATLAGPLRRTGLIGAVLAIALAGAALGVLAGGRVDTDIGPFRANLSISPARDGGTTVDIPPLGALLLDSHDGPTHLTVRLGALDQGRTEALLDDPASISRASQSAVEDVRSGIMRLGLRTLGASVLVTLILAGLVFRNSRRTAWAGGLALLFTAGSLGTAAATLRPQAIEEPRYEGLLVNAPAIVGDARRIANDYTKYAEQLQRLVGNVSQLYTTVSALPVYEPAPGTTRVLHVSDMHLNPTGWQLIRTVVEQFGIDVVIDTGDITDWGSEPEASFVGSISLLKKPYVFIRGNHDSDKTAAAVARQSNAIVLDNSTTTVAGLTIAGIGDPRFTPDKNTSPAGSGLTPQVADQVVGAGIDLAATVRAAPRPVDIALVHDPASAGPLSGTCPLVLAGHTHARQVSKLPQAPGQQPTTLMVEGSTGGAGLRGLEGEKPTPLSMSVLYFDQQKMLQAYDTITVGGTGQAQVNLERRLVENPTAGAPPSGTPTPTPTPTS, encoded by the coding sequence ATGGACGGGCAACGCGACCAGCCGCACGACGACGCCGACGACCGGGACACCCCGGCCGCCGGCGGCGATCTGCCGCGCCCGAACGGCCGGTGGGCAACGCTGGCCGGGCCGCTCCGGCGCACCGGGCTGATCGGCGCCGTCCTCGCCATCGCCCTGGCCGGGGCGGCGCTCGGGGTGCTGGCCGGCGGTCGGGTGGACACCGACATCGGCCCGTTCCGCGCCAACCTCAGCATCTCCCCCGCCCGCGACGGCGGCACCACCGTCGACATCCCACCGCTCGGCGCGCTGCTGCTCGACAGCCATGACGGGCCGACCCACCTCACCGTGCGGCTCGGCGCGCTCGACCAGGGCCGCACCGAGGCGCTGCTCGACGACCCGGCCAGCATCAGCCGGGCGAGCCAGAGCGCCGTGGAGGACGTCCGCTCCGGCATCATGCGGCTCGGCCTGCGGACGCTCGGCGCGTCGGTGCTCGTCACCCTGATCCTGGCCGGGTTGGTCTTCCGGAACTCCCGGCGGACGGCCTGGGCGGGCGGGCTGGCGCTGCTGTTCACCGCCGGCAGCCTCGGCACGGCGGCGGCCACCCTGCGACCCCAGGCGATCGAGGAACCACGCTACGAGGGGCTGCTGGTCAACGCGCCCGCCATCGTCGGTGACGCCCGCCGGATCGCCAACGACTACACCAAGTACGCCGAACAGTTGCAACGCCTGGTCGGCAACGTCAGCCAGCTCTACACCACGGTCTCGGCGCTACCGGTGTACGAGCCGGCCCCGGGCACCACCCGGGTCCTGCACGTCTCCGACATGCACCTCAACCCGACCGGTTGGCAGCTGATCCGCACCGTCGTGGAGCAGTTCGGCATCGACGTGGTGATCGACACCGGGGACATCACCGACTGGGGCAGCGAACCGGAGGCGTCCTTCGTCGGTTCGATCAGCCTGCTCAAGAAGCCGTACGTCTTCATCCGCGGCAACCACGACTCCGACAAGACCGCCGCCGCGGTGGCCCGGCAGTCCAACGCCATCGTGCTGGACAACTCCACGACCACCGTCGCCGGCCTGACCATCGCCGGCATCGGCGACCCGCGCTTCACCCCGGACAAGAACACCTCACCGGCCGGCAGCGGGCTGACCCCGCAGGTCGCCGACCAGGTGGTCGGCGCCGGCATCGACCTCGCCGCGACGGTCCGCGCCGCACCGCGACCGGTCGACATCGCGCTCGTGCACGACCCGGCATCCGCCGGCCCGCTCTCCGGCACCTGCCCGCTGGTGCTGGCCGGGCACACCCACGCCCGGCAGGTGTCCAAGCTGCCGCAGGCGCCGGGGCAGCAGCCCACCACGCTGATGGTGGAGGGCTCGACCGGCGGTGCCGGGCTGCGCGGGCTGGAGGGTGAGAAGCCCACCCCGCTGTCGATGAGCGTGCTCTACTTCGACCAGCAGAAGATGCTCCAGGCGTACGACACCATCACCGTCGGCGGCACCGGGCAGGCCCAGGTCAACCTGGAACGACGCCTGGTGGAGAACCCGACCGCCGGAGCGCCGCCCTCGGGCACCCCGACGCCGACACCGACCCCGACGAGCTGA
- a CDS encoding transketolase-like TK C-terminal-containing protein, with the protein MTQHDLDVLDEIQRRVLWLATRIVDAANHDRATGDGVKVGGHQASSASLVTAMTALWFAHLDAEDRVAVKPHASPVFHAIQYLLGNLDRSYLPRLRARGGLQSYPSRTKDPDAVDFSTGSVGLGAAAPLFAAATRRYVDAHFGARPHSRFVALIGDAELDEGNIWEAVADPATTGLGNVMWLVDFNRQSLDRVVPGIRINQWRGQFEAAGWHVVEVKYGRKLAEAYARPGGEALRDWIDAMPNEQYQSLFGLTGPALRKQFLDGAPAGIAELIADITDEDLGPLVTDLGGHDLQAMLDAYAQCDAVTDRPSVVFAYTVKGWGLPIAGNPRNHSALLSTEQVATLRAAQGLTAETEWDRLDPASPAGIRAGARREALSRAPRERALGVTVPESTGVRANKPISTQEVFGRVLVDLARDREVGRYLVTTAPDVATSTNLAGFINKTGVFAPTEQRSWTEDRMLRWTESPSGQHIELGISEMNLFLLLGQLGLSWDLSGQPLLPVGTVYDPFVLRGLDAFLYGTYSGSRFVVAGTPSGITLAPEGGAHQSTITASVGLELPGVTFLEPAYAGSLDWLLCDALGQIAGGSSPATTAAPTEDGAYYFRLSTRPLDQAPFEAARARLGDAVLRRQVVAGAYRLVDAHQAYPHLVDAPVVQLAASGAVLPEVLAAAAELADEGVAAHVVDVTSLDRLYRAWQRTLRQGVRTATVPSVPGALRSAFADRVPVVTVHDAASHAMAWLGSAVGAPAVPLGVDEFGQSGTVAELYEVHDLLPGSIVNAALAAIALR; encoded by the coding sequence GTGACCCAGCACGACCTCGATGTCCTCGACGAGATCCAGCGGCGGGTGCTCTGGCTCGCCACCCGGATCGTGGACGCCGCCAACCACGACCGGGCCACCGGTGACGGTGTGAAGGTCGGCGGCCACCAGGCGTCCAGCGCCTCCCTGGTCACGGCGATGACCGCGCTGTGGTTCGCGCACCTGGACGCCGAGGACCGGGTCGCCGTCAAGCCGCACGCCTCCCCGGTGTTCCACGCCATCCAGTACCTGCTGGGCAACCTGGACCGCTCCTACCTGCCCCGGCTGCGGGCCCGTGGTGGCCTCCAGTCGTACCCGTCGCGCACCAAGGACCCGGACGCTGTGGACTTCTCCACCGGCTCGGTCGGCCTGGGCGCGGCGGCGCCGCTGTTCGCCGCCGCCACCCGGCGGTACGTCGACGCGCACTTCGGGGCCCGCCCGCACTCCCGGTTCGTGGCGCTGATCGGCGACGCCGAACTGGACGAGGGCAACATCTGGGAGGCGGTGGCCGACCCCGCCACGACCGGGCTGGGCAACGTCATGTGGCTCGTCGACTTCAACCGCCAGTCGCTGGACCGGGTGGTGCCGGGCATCCGGATCAACCAGTGGCGGGGGCAGTTCGAGGCGGCCGGCTGGCACGTCGTGGAGGTCAAGTACGGCCGTAAGCTCGCCGAGGCGTACGCCCGGCCGGGTGGCGAGGCGCTGCGCGACTGGATCGACGCGATGCCCAACGAGCAGTACCAGTCGCTGTTCGGGTTGACCGGCCCGGCCCTGCGCAAGCAGTTCCTGGACGGCGCGCCGGCCGGGATCGCCGAGCTGATCGCCGACATCACCGACGAGGACCTCGGCCCGCTCGTCACCGACCTGGGCGGGCACGACCTTCAGGCGATGCTCGACGCGTACGCCCAGTGCGACGCGGTCACCGACCGGCCCAGCGTCGTCTTCGCGTACACCGTGAAGGGTTGGGGTCTGCCCATCGCCGGCAACCCGCGCAACCATTCGGCGTTGCTCAGCACCGAGCAGGTCGCGACGCTGCGGGCCGCGCAGGGTCTCACCGCCGAGACCGAGTGGGACCGCCTCGACCCGGCGTCACCCGCCGGCATCCGGGCCGGCGCCCGCCGGGAGGCGCTGTCCCGCGCGCCCCGCGAGCGCGCGTTGGGGGTCACCGTCCCGGAGAGCACGGGAGTACGCGCCAACAAGCCGATCTCCACCCAGGAGGTCTTCGGTCGGGTGCTGGTGGACCTGGCCCGGGACCGGGAGGTGGGCCGTTACCTCGTCACCACCGCCCCTGACGTGGCGACCTCCACCAACCTCGCCGGGTTCATCAACAAGACCGGGGTGTTCGCCCCCACCGAGCAGCGTTCCTGGACCGAGGACCGGATGCTGCGCTGGACCGAGAGCCCATCCGGGCAGCACATCGAGCTGGGCATCTCGGAGATGAACCTGTTCCTGCTGCTGGGCCAGCTCGGCCTGTCCTGGGACCTGTCCGGGCAGCCGCTGCTGCCGGTGGGGACGGTCTACGACCCGTTCGTGCTGCGGGGCCTCGACGCGTTCCTGTACGGCACGTACTCCGGCTCCCGGTTCGTGGTGGCCGGCACCCCGTCCGGCATCACCCTGGCCCCCGAGGGCGGTGCCCACCAGTCCACCATCACCGCGTCGGTCGGCCTGGAGCTGCCCGGGGTGACCTTCCTCGAACCCGCGTACGCGGGCAGCCTCGACTGGTTGCTGTGCGACGCGCTCGGGCAGATCGCCGGTGGGTCGAGCCCGGCGACGACGGCCGCGCCGACCGAGGACGGGGCCTACTACTTCCGGTTGAGCACCCGCCCGCTGGACCAGGCGCCGTTCGAGGCGGCCCGGGCCCGGCTCGGCGACGCGGTCCTGCGTCGGCAGGTGGTCGCCGGGGCGTACCGGCTGGTCGACGCGCACCAGGCGTACCCGCACCTGGTCGACGCCCCGGTGGTGCAACTGGCCGCCTCCGGCGCGGTGCTGCCCGAGGTGCTGGCCGCCGCGGCGGAACTGGCCGACGAGGGCGTCGCCGCGCACGTGGTGGACGTGACGTCGCTGGACCGGCTGTACCGGGCCTGGCAGCGCACCCTGCGACAGGGTGTGCGGACGGCCACGGTGCCGAGTGTGCCGGGGGCGCTGCGGTCCGCGTTCGCCGACCGGGTGCCGGTGGTGACGGTGCACGACGCGGCGTCGCACGCGATGGCCTGGCTCGGGTCGGCGGTCGGCGCGCCGGCGGTGCCGCTCGGGGTGGACGAGTTCGGCCAGTCCGGCACCGTCGCGGAGCTGTACGAGGTGCACGACCTGCTGCCCGGCAGCATCGTCAACGCGGCGCTGGCCGCCATCGCCCTGCGCTGA
- a CDS encoding PH domain-containing protein, with amino-acid sequence MSKPDTVRFRHNQAILVAAVIAFIGALPLATARSYLLPVLLVPLAVAVWAWRAGTEADADGLRVRALAGQRRITWDQVIELVTDERGRAVARLDDGQQVTLPAVRGVDLPRLVSATGQALPHTTAETPGQ; translated from the coding sequence GTGAGTAAGCCCGACACGGTCCGCTTCCGACACAACCAAGCCATCCTGGTCGCCGCGGTCATCGCCTTCATCGGCGCCCTGCCGCTGGCCACCGCCCGGTCCTACCTTCTGCCGGTGCTGCTCGTGCCGCTCGCCGTCGCGGTCTGGGCCTGGCGGGCCGGCACCGAGGCCGACGCGGACGGGCTGCGCGTACGGGCGTTGGCCGGGCAGCGCCGGATCACCTGGGACCAGGTCATCGAGCTGGTCACCGACGAGCGCGGGCGGGCGGTCGCCCGGCTCGACGACGGCCAGCAGGTCACCCTGCCGGCGGTACGCGGTGTGGACCTGCCCCGGCTGGTGTCCGCCACCGGCCAGGCACTGCCGCACACCACGGCCGAGACGCCCGGTCAGTAA
- a CDS encoding SpoIIE family protein phosphatase produces MTDGSPANARRSSVPPAALGDAARLRALHDTGLDAVPDEAFDRFARLVSDLLDVPVALVSLVSADRQFFPGAVGLPEPWSQRRQTPLSHSFCQHVVDIEVPMVLPDARLYPRVRDNLAIDDLGVVAYAGMPLTDLSGRVLGSLCAIDNKPRAWTSAQLRTLADLAAACSSELRLRIALDGAREAQRRVVQAHDRLELVAGVSETLADTLDVGTALRRLAASMVPPLADWCLLTVVGPTGRPREVVSVHHDPARTADVERFGELLRTGLSPTSIIRSVLRTGQPRLGSVASLADVARGTTDPEMVSIAARLGIASYLSVPVRGAGGTVLGAITLVNSAERQQFDDRDLLTAVEIGRRAGQAVGNSSMYGEQRHVAEVLQHSMLPQLPNVPELELTARYQPAADQVEVGGDWYDAFVQPDGDVIATIGDVAGHDIEAAAAMGQLRNLVRGNAFGRPDGVGALMSDLDAAIRGLRLPIAATATLVRICPQVAGVHEVTWSNAGHPPVVVVRAGGAVEVLEAAPEPLLGLSRSSPRTSRPTSLAVGDTLLLYTDGLIERRDRPIDEGLADLVGRLTGTDTLPLDEVCDLLLASVNGREDDTALLAVRAR; encoded by the coding sequence ATGACCGACGGCTCCCCCGCCAACGCCCGGCGTTCGAGCGTGCCACCTGCGGCGCTCGGCGACGCGGCGCGACTGCGTGCGCTCCACGACACCGGGCTGGACGCCGTGCCGGACGAGGCGTTCGACAGGTTCGCCCGGCTGGTCAGCGACCTGCTGGACGTACCGGTGGCGCTGGTCTCCCTGGTCTCCGCCGACCGGCAGTTCTTTCCGGGCGCGGTCGGGTTGCCGGAGCCCTGGTCGCAGCGCCGGCAGACCCCGCTGAGCCACTCGTTCTGCCAGCACGTCGTGGACATCGAGGTGCCGATGGTGCTGCCGGACGCCCGGCTCTACCCGCGTGTCCGGGACAATCTGGCCATCGACGACCTCGGCGTGGTGGCGTACGCCGGGATGCCGCTCACCGACCTCTCCGGCCGGGTGCTCGGCTCGCTGTGCGCCATCGACAACAAGCCCCGCGCGTGGACGAGCGCCCAACTGCGGACGCTGGCCGACCTGGCCGCCGCGTGCTCGTCGGAGCTGCGGCTGCGGATCGCCCTCGACGGCGCGCGGGAGGCACAGCGGCGGGTCGTGCAGGCGCACGACCGGTTGGAGCTGGTGGCGGGAGTGAGCGAGACGCTCGCCGACACACTCGACGTGGGCACCGCGTTGCGCCGGCTCGCCGCCAGCATGGTGCCGCCGCTGGCCGACTGGTGCCTGCTCACCGTGGTCGGGCCGACCGGCAGGCCCCGCGAGGTGGTCTCGGTGCACCACGACCCGGCCCGCACCGCCGACGTCGAACGCTTCGGTGAGCTGCTGCGCACCGGTCTGAGCCCGACGTCGATCATCCGGTCGGTCCTCCGCACCGGCCAGCCCCGACTCGGCAGCGTGGCGTCCCTGGCCGACGTGGCGAGGGGCACCACCGACCCGGAGATGGTGTCGATCGCCGCTCGTCTCGGCATCGCCTCCTACCTGAGCGTGCCGGTGCGGGGTGCCGGCGGCACCGTGCTCGGCGCGATCACCCTCGTCAACAGCGCGGAGCGTCAGCAGTTCGACGACCGGGACCTGCTCACCGCGGTCGAGATCGGCCGCCGTGCTGGCCAGGCCGTCGGCAACAGCTCGATGTACGGCGAGCAGCGGCACGTCGCCGAGGTCCTGCAACACAGCATGCTGCCCCAGCTGCCGAACGTGCCGGAGCTGGAGCTGACGGCCCGCTACCAGCCGGCCGCCGACCAGGTGGAGGTGGGCGGGGACTGGTACGACGCCTTCGTCCAGCCCGACGGCGACGTGATCGCCACCATCGGTGACGTGGCGGGGCACGACATCGAGGCGGCGGCGGCCATGGGCCAGCTGCGCAACCTGGTGCGGGGCAACGCCTTCGGTCGACCCGACGGCGTCGGGGCGCTGATGAGTGACCTGGACGCCGCGATCCGCGGCCTGCGGCTGCCGATCGCGGCCACCGCGACGCTGGTCCGGATCTGCCCGCAGGTCGCCGGCGTCCACGAGGTGACCTGGTCCAACGCCGGGCACCCACCGGTCGTGGTGGTCCGTGCCGGCGGTGCGGTGGAGGTCCTGGAGGCGGCGCCGGAGCCGCTGCTCGGTCTGTCCCGCTCGTCGCCGCGGACCAGTAGGCCGACGAGCCTGGCCGTCGGCGACACCCTGTTGCTCTACACCGACGGGCTGATCGAGCGTCGGGACCGGCCCATCGACGAGGGACTGGCCGACCTGGTGGGCCGACTGACCGGCACCGACACGCTGCCCCTCGACGAGGTGTGCGACCTGCTGCTCGCCTCGGTCAACGGCCGTGAGGACGACACCGCGCTGTTGGCCGTACGGGCACGGTGA